A genomic segment from Sandaracinaceae bacterium encodes:
- a CDS encoding TetR/AcrR family transcriptional regulator: MSDAAPDWKAKNQLPLYDRILQAAGTAMEQEGIDALRLDRVARAVGCSRSSLYRYFDAKEALILAVLEKRVIAMAQRIEIELEPVEDPADRLITGIVRAVELAHSDPQFVALFSEPNSPTVVRIAGTALPQLLEPVIGALLPLAADGGLLPEDVPTEEAARWVVMIVVGLLTFDSSRAADRDALVQYLERFLIPSLTGAGTWRRQPS; the protein is encoded by the coding sequence CTGGAAGGCCAAGAACCAACTCCCCCTGTACGACCGCATCCTGCAGGCGGCCGGCACGGCCATGGAGCAGGAGGGCATCGACGCGCTGCGCCTCGACCGCGTGGCGCGCGCCGTGGGCTGCTCGCGCTCGTCGCTCTACCGCTACTTCGACGCCAAGGAGGCGCTCATCCTGGCGGTGCTCGAGAAGCGCGTCATCGCCATGGCGCAGCGCATCGAGATCGAGCTCGAGCCGGTGGAGGACCCGGCCGACCGGCTCATCACGGGCATCGTGCGCGCCGTGGAGCTGGCCCACTCCGACCCGCAGTTCGTGGCGCTCTTCAGCGAGCCCAACAGCCCCACGGTGGTGCGCATCGCGGGCACCGCGCTCCCGCAGCTGCTCGAGCCGGTCATCGGTGCACTGCTGCCGCTCGCCGCGGACGGCGGCCTGCTGCCGGAAGACGTGCCCACCGAGGAGGCCGCGCGCTGGGTGGTCATGATCGTGGTGGGGCTGCTGACGTTCGACTCGAGCCGGGCCGCCGACCGTGACGCGCTGGTGCAGTACCTCGAGCGCTTCTTGATCCCGTCGCTCACGGGCGCGGGGACGTGGCGGCGCCAGCCGAGCTGA